A stretch of the Hippoglossus hippoglossus isolate fHipHip1 chromosome 1, fHipHip1.pri, whole genome shotgun sequence genome encodes the following:
- the LOC117767704 gene encoding uncharacterized protein LOC117767704 isoform X1: protein MDQLHVFIILFVGAVASSQAHINGSVLNLTVSPGGNATLYCDCKSSPGVYIVWYRNCSHVNQPTLVMKTRYPSELLPLNHEYKDDLHPFPRFHLVKNESSESYDLLIMNISDSDEGLYYCGTEQVNTKDGKEKDKYIPTSYGNVTRRILTFESQRETAQSCGPCWMLLFSLCPAFAVLSSLLSSCLVYHFCKRTAKEPEVHEEGSSSSDRMRGNQDGDVCYAALEIRQTTQRPKRKKTQSSDFSTYSDIKTCRL, encoded by the exons ATGGATCAGTTGCATGTCTTCATCATCCTTTTTGTAG GGGCTGTTGCCAGCAGTCAAGCTCATATCAATGGATCAGTGTTGAATCTGACAGTGAGCCCAGGAGGCAACGCCACTCTCTATTGTGACTGCAAAAGTTCCCCTGGAGTTTATATAGTGTGGTACAGGAACTGTTCTCATGTGAACCAGCCAACGCTTGTTATGAAGACAAGATACCCATCTGAACTATTACCGCTAAACCATGAATACAAAGACGATCTGCATCCCTTCCCTCGTTTCCACCTAGTGAAGAATGAGTCCTCTGAATCCTATGACCTGCTGATCATGAACATCAGCGACTCTGATGAGGGTCTCTACTACTGTGGAACAGAACAGGTCAACACAAAGGATGGGAAAGAGAAGGATAAATATATACCTACAAGTTATGGCAATGTCACAAGAAGGATTTTAACAT ttgAGTCTCAACGTGAGACTGCACAAAGCTGTGGTCCGTGCTGgatgctgcttttctctctgtgtccagcTTTCGccgttctctcctctctcctgtcgtCTTGTCTGGTTTATCACTTCTGTAAGAGAACAG CTAAAGAACCAGAAGTCCACGAGGAAGGATCTAGTTCCAGTGATCGCATGAGAGGAAATCAG GATGGAGACGTGTGTTACGCTGCACTGGAAATCCGACAGACCACACAGAGaccaaagaggaagaaaacacagagttctGACTTTAGCACATATTCTGACATCAAGACCTGCAGGTTGTAA
- the LOC117767704 gene encoding uncharacterized protein LOC117767704 isoform X3 yields MDQLHVFIILFVGAVASSQAHINGSVLNLTVSPGGNATLYCDCKSSPGVYIVWYRNCSHVNQPTLVMKTRYPSELLPLNHEYKDDLHPFPRFHLVKNESSESYDLLIMNISDSDEGLYYCGTEQVNTKDGKEKDKYIPTSYGNVTRRILTSFAVLSSLLSSCLVYHFCKRTAKEPEVHEEGSSSSDRMRGNQDGDVCYAALEIRQTTQRPKRKKTQSSDFSTYSDIKTCRL; encoded by the exons ATGGATCAGTTGCATGTCTTCATCATCCTTTTTGTAG GGGCTGTTGCCAGCAGTCAAGCTCATATCAATGGATCAGTGTTGAATCTGACAGTGAGCCCAGGAGGCAACGCCACTCTCTATTGTGACTGCAAAAGTTCCCCTGGAGTTTATATAGTGTGGTACAGGAACTGTTCTCATGTGAACCAGCCAACGCTTGTTATGAAGACAAGATACCCATCTGAACTATTACCGCTAAACCATGAATACAAAGACGATCTGCATCCCTTCCCTCGTTTCCACCTAGTGAAGAATGAGTCCTCTGAATCCTATGACCTGCTGATCATGAACATCAGCGACTCTGATGAGGGTCTCTACTACTGTGGAACAGAACAGGTCAACACAAAGGATGGGAAAGAGAAGGATAAATATATACCTACAAGTTATGGCAATGTCACAAGAAGGATTTTAACAT cTTTCGccgttctctcctctctcctgtcgtCTTGTCTGGTTTATCACTTCTGTAAGAGAACAG CTAAAGAACCAGAAGTCCACGAGGAAGGATCTAGTTCCAGTGATCGCATGAGAGGAAATCAG GATGGAGACGTGTGTTACGCTGCACTGGAAATCCGACAGACCACACAGAGaccaaagaggaagaaaacacagagttctGACTTTAGCACATATTCTGACATCAAGACCTGCAGGTTGTAA